The genomic region ATTGTTAAACAATAAATAAAAAAGGCTGTCCATTATGTGAACAGCCTCTTTACTTATAATATAGTAAGGTAGAATTTTCCTTAAAACCTATTTGTAATCTATAGTTGGTTATTTCATCTTCACTACCAATTCCGATTCAATATATTCAGGTGTTTTTATTAATATCTGATAAACGCCTACCGGTAAATTGGAAATATCTATTGGTTCACCCGGTAAAGCATATTGGTGCGCAACCATTGCGCCCTGTGCGGATATAATTGTAACATCAAGTGTTGTATTTGATGTCTTGGCCGCATTTGTGGGTTCAATTATAAAATTTGTTGATGTGGGATTTGGAAATAAATTAAAACTGTTTGTTAAGTCACCTGTTTTTAAAATCGGATCGTATGTAAATACAAAATAGCCACATGAAAATGGCGGCACTGTAACACACATCGAACCAGGAGCTCCGGTTGGGCATTCACCATTATCTACATAAACCACACCTTCATTTCGTATTTCATATTCACCTTCCAAGCATGAACCATAATAATCATTAATATCATATAGGGTGTTTTCCCCTGAACCCGAATATAAATTGTTAGCTTCGATATAATGTAGTGTTGCATGTATGCCCGTTAATGGATTGGGCGACAAGGTACCGGGTTTAATGATATAAGTTTGGGGCTCCTTTTTAATATTTGAAAAATATGCATAAACATCACGTTCATGTAATGAAGCTCCGGAAGTAGCAATAAAAAAAGTAGGGGGTTGATTGATATTTGAAGTGTATAATGATTTTACTGTTTTTAAATAATCTAAATTTCGTAAATGTATTTGATTTGCTAACCGATATTGATAATATAGGGTTCGGGTTAAAAATGGCTTAAAACCTGATGAACATGTCGGTATAAGGCCCAATGCATGCAAATCAGCCTCATTTGAATTTCGAACTAAATCAGTTGAAGCACCACCTAAAAAATTATTGAAAGATGTAATCGTAATAAATTGTTCCTGGAAGCCTGACTGGTAGTTTAATTTAATATAATTTAAAAACTCTTCCTGGTTTAAATATGCGTGTACAAACGTATTATCATAAACACTTCTTCTTAAATATTTTGCATTTACTTGTGTTCCGGGAGACCCTTCAAGATAATTATTTTTGATATTTCGTTCTGTAATCCAACATACTTTCTGGTTTTCTGCAGAACCATCCAAGGCAAGATCTGTTGCCAAATGTTCCATTGCAGCTTTATGTTGCTGTTTAACAAATTTTAAAAAGCTGCCATCGTTTGATGGGTCTATTATACCTTCAAAAGCACAGCTCAGGCGTGGGTCAGCAGCAAAATTTAAATAAGGCGTAGTATTAAAATTATCATAGTCGGTTGTTCCCATATCATTATCCAAACAATTTGGTATTAAAACGCCACCGGCTGCAGTGTATCCACCAACAGGAATTTCACCCCAATTTATATTATCAGCACCTTCACCATTTTTACCGGATAAATACAAATGTGGAATTACAGCATCTATCACAAATCGACCACTTTCTTTTACCGCATATTTTGATACAACCGAAGCATTCCATTTTGTAGGACAACCTCCAGCAGGTTCCTCAACTAATTCATCATTTAAAATAGTATAGGCTCCATTAGCTGAAGCTGGTGTAACCGGAATACCTATTTTAATGTTATTGTAGGCGGGGTTAGTTCTTATATACTTCACATAATCATGATTATTAAACCCCGCACCACCATCATCATCACGCATATCAGCACTTAACACATCACTCAATTCAAAAGCATCTGCACCAAAAACATCATCATAGTCATTAGCTCCATTTATATAAGCCCAGTAATGGTCAAATGCACTGTTTGTCCGTCACATTTAAAACCCATTGACCTGCCATAAAATGAAAAATAACATTCATTACCCATTTCAATACCAATTAAATGCATAGCATATTTATGGTTAAGCGAGGCATTGCGCATATAGTCAATCATTTGTGTTACTTTGTAAGCAGGTTCACTTAAAATATTAATGGCACTTATAACATCCACCACATAGCCCTTCGTAGTTTCAATATAACTGATTAAGTCTATAAAATTATTAATGTATAACGGTTCATTCCAAATCTGTTCAACACCGGCAACTGTATAATCGGTTGCATTAAATGAAGGCTGGTCGACCCAGCGATTATAAAATGTTTCAAAGTCGGCTTTGTCTACATCTTCTAACCAATTACCATCAATGTGAGAATTATCCAGCATGTCATTGATTATAGCATTATATGAAGGAAGGTCAAACATATTATTATTTGTTTTATTATAATACCGAATTATCTCTTCCAAATCATAACCAAAACCACCATTACGCAAACCTGTTTTTGTGTGGGCTGGATCTGCTGCATTAAAAATTGAAATGAAACTCGCTGTATTACTTGAACCAAGTGGATGCTGAAATTTACTCGTTGCACCGCTCGGGAAGCGCAAAATTTTTGGCGCCATCGCAGCTAACATCGCATAAGGATTTAATACTTCATACCCGTTTACAGCATCCATTGCCGCATAATTTGCAATTTCGCTTGCAGTGTTTGTGTATTTACCAAAAAAACCTTCCAGGTTAACGCCAAAAACATCTTTATTTACAGGATACTCTGTATTGGTTAATGTAATAATAATATCACCAGTATTTATTGCTCTGGCCTCAATATCTGATGTATCTAAAGGGCCTTCCGATAATATATAAATCGTATCAGCCCCATCAATAATGGTTTGAACTGTGTCGCCAAATGCAGAAACAATTTCAGGAGAATCAATATCAACTGAATCCGGAAAATTATAATCTCTTTGAGATAAATCTGATGTATTGCTTGCATAAATAACAGAAGATAAAAATGTAATTCCAATTAAAATAAAAATACAAGTGATAAAAACAGATTTAACAGTTGGGATTAAAAATGGTGTTGTTTTTAACACGAATGATTTAGGTTTCATAGTTTAAGGATTTAGGGTGAAATAAGATAAATTTAATGATTTATTCTGAAATATAGGGTTTTGGGGAGTCAAAATTTGTAACTTATTGATTAACAATTGATTACAAATTTATTTTATAGCATTTATTCGCATTTTGTTTAAACCATCTAAAATTGTTACATTTACTTTGAAATGGAAAACAGAAGATTATACTTAATTAGATTATTTGTAATACTCTTCTTTGCACTTTTTATCTGTCAACAAGCCTTTAGCCAGCCCATTACAATTGATTGGGAGCATAATTATGGAGGAACAAATTATGATCAGGCTCACGATGCAGTAATGACAGTTGATTCGAGTTTTGTGAGTTTAAATGAAACTTACTCTGACGATTTTGAAGTGTCTGTTCATTACGGAGTATATTCTGGAGATTTCTGGTTAACTAAGATAAATAAGTTTGGCGAATTGGTTTGGGAAAAAAGTTACGGTGGTTCTAACAGCGATATTCCACAAGCAATAGCAGCAACTTCAGATGGTGGATTTATCATAGCGGGATACACTTATTCTTCTGACATTGATGTAACAGCCAACCATGGCGGATCAGATTTTTGGGTAGTAAAAATTGATATTTTAGGGAATTTAGAATGGGAACGTTCAATAGGTGGTAGCTCGGCAGAGTGGGCGTTTTCAATAATTCAAACAAAAGATTCAAATTTTGTATTTACAGGTTGGAGTTCTTCTTTGGATGGTGATATTCCGGAGCATTTAGGTTCAACGGATTACAATGATTTAATTGTTGGAAAATTAGATTCTTTAGGAAACCTTTTTATGGATAAAGGTCTACGGGTGGTTGGATGACGATGAAGGTGCAGATGTAACAGAAACAGCTACTGGCGATTTATTAATTTGTGGAACAACTGTTGTTGAAGGAGAAGATGGGAAGGACTATTATTTATTAAAACTGGATGCCAATGGTAATTTTTTATGGGCAAAAAATTATGGTGGAAGCGGATACGATTATGCAAAAGCATTAATTGAAACTCCTGAAAAAAATATTATCATAACCGGCGAATGCTGGTCGAAGGATGGTGATGTAGATGGTCACCACGGTTCTGATTATAGTGATATGTGGACTATAATGGTTGATAGTATTGGCAATATTGTTTGGCAAAATAGTTTAGGGGGTTCAGGTGCTGATATTGGAAATGACTTAATTTATTGCTCGGATGGCTCATCTGTAATTTCGGGAATAACCACCTCCCTTAATGATGGTGATGTTACAGGCCATATTGCTCCCCCATTATATTCCAATCAATGGTTAGTAAAACTTGATACGAAAGGTATTATTAAATGGACTAAATGTTTGGGGGAACCTCAGGTGAGTATGCTAATGCAATTTTAAGGCAATCAGATAGTATTTTTGTTGTATTTGGCGACTCCCGTTCCAATGATTACGATGTTAGCAATCACTATTTTAGCGACCCTGTAACACCTGATGTGTGGATAGTAAAAATCTACGAAAATGTACTCAGTTACAATATTATCGTGATGCAGATGCCGACAGTTATGGCAATGATTTAAATTATACCTATAGTTGTGAAGCTATTGAAGGATATGTGTTAACAACAGGCGATTGTAATGATTTAGATGATGCAATATATCCGGGTGCAACAGAAGTATTAAATGGTTTAGATGATGATTGTAATGGCGCAATTGATAATGGATTGCCAGTAATCGACAATCCTTTAACCGGATTTTCTATTTATCCAACACCGCCACATAATCAATTACAAATATCAAATGCACTTGGATATCCGGCATCTTTTGAAATTACCAACTTACAGGGTGTCATCATTAATCAAAAACAACTGTTTAATGCTAACTATTCTGTTGATGTAAGCACACTCGCTGCAGGAATTTATTTATTAAATATTTATACCGGGTAAGGGAATTGTTGTATTTAAGTTTGTGAAATGTTGAAATAAAAGTAATTGATACTTAGGCTTAATTATTTAATAGATAACCGAAAATTTTTTAATTAATTAGCATTTGTAAATACTAGTTACAATTCTCACTAATCTATAGTTAAAACATACCTTTGCTTTAACGTCACCCATTTTCCTTTATTCTACTTAAAATCGGCTGAACTATTTATAAAATTTCATCGTATATTTATCCATAACAAACATACTATGCGAAACCTGATACTTGTAAGTTTAATTGCACTTTGCACCTCGTGCACCCTGCCTTCGTGTCGAACTTTAGGTGGAATTCAAACCAATGCCAAACCGTTTACACATGAATTATGGACCGACTTACTGCAAAAAAATGTAAATTCCGACGGATGGGTAAATTATGAAGGATTTATTGCCGATAGTATTAAACTCAATAATTATCTGCAATTAATTGAAGCAAATTATCCTAATGAAAAAACCTGGAGTCGTGAAGAAATTCTTGCTTATTGGATAAATGCTTATAATGCGTACACCGTTCAGTTAATTATTCGCAACTATCCTGTTGTAAGTATTAAAGATATAAAACCCGGCGTTGCATTTGTAAATTCGGTTTGGGATATAAAATTTATTACCATTCAGGGTCAGGAGCTCGATTTAAATAATATCGAACATAATATTTTACGAAAAATGGATGAACCAAGAATTCACTTTGCCGTAAACTGCGCAAGTTATTCCTGTCCGAAATTATTAAACGAAGCCTACGAAGCAAAAAAAATTGATAAGCAACTGCAACAACAAGCCGAAGATTTTATTAATGACCCTACCCGTAATAAAATTACAACTGAAAAAGCAACAGTTAGCAGCATATTTAACTGGTTTACCGGCGATTTTACAAAAGATGGTTCTTTAAAAGATTTTTTGAACCAATACAGTAAAATTAAACTTACAGAATCAACCGAAGTGGAGTTTATGGATTACAACTGGAATTTGAACAAACAATAAACGATGCTGACAAAATATACCTTTAGTTCGTTTTTCAGTTAAAAGAACGGAACTATTCGTTTTTTGTTCTTAATTTCATACCGCAATCATTTTACCTTCGCCGCCACTCGCTTATGCATATTGTAATAATTGGAAATGGAATAACAGGTATCACAGCCGCAAGAACTATCCGCAAACATTCGGATCACCAAATAACTGTGATTTCAGGAGAAACAGATTATTTTTTCAGCAGAACTGCCCTCATGTATGTTTACATGGGCCACATGAAATTTAAAGATATCCAACCTTATGAAAATTGGTTCTGGGAAAAAAATAGAATCAATCTCAAAAAAGGTTGGGTGCAAACTATCGACATTCAAACAAAACAAGTTGTATTCGACAACGCTGAAAGGCTGTCTTACGATAAATTATTAATTGCATCAGGCGCTAAACCAAATAAATTCGGTTGGCCGGGGCAAGATTTAATTGGTGTTCAGGGATTATATTCCTCCCAGGACCTCGAATCGCTCGAAGCCAACACAGCCAATGGTATAAATCGCGCAGTTATTGTGGGGGAGGTTTAATCGGAATAGAAATGGCAGAAATGCTGCATTCAAGGCATTATCCGTAACCTTATTAGTGCGTGAAA from Bacteroidota bacterium harbors:
- a CDS encoding T9SS type A sorting domain-containing protein; protein product: MDSKNLRKCTQLQYYRDADADSYGNDLNYTYSCEAIEGYVLTTGDCNDLDDAIYPGATEVLNGLDDDCNGAIDNGLPVIDNPLTGFSIYPTPPHNQLQISNALGYPASFEITNLQGVIINQKQLFNANYSVDVSTLAAGIYLLNIYTG
- a CDS encoding DUF547 domain-containing protein, with product MRNLILVSLIALCTSCTLPSCRTLGGIQTNAKPFTHELWTDLLQKNVNSDGWVNYEGFIADSIKLNNYLQLIEANYPNEKTWSREEILAYWINAYNAYTVQLIIRNYPVVSIKDIKPGVAFVNSVWDIKFITIQGQELDLNNIEHNILRKMDEPRIHFAVNCASYSCPKLLNEAYEAKKIDKQLQQQAEDFINDPTRNKITTEKATVSSIFNWFTGDFTKDGSLKDFLNQYSKIKLTESTEVEFMDYNWNLNKQ
- a CDS encoding T9SS type A sorting domain-containing protein; translation: MLSADMRDDDGGAGFNNHDYVKYIRTNPAYNNIKIGIPVTPASANGAYTILNDELVEEPAGGCPTKWNASVVSKYAVKESGRFVIDAVIPHLYLSGKNGEGADNINWGEIPVGGYTAAGGVLIPNCLDNDMGTTDYDNFNTTPYLNFAADPRLSCAFEGIIDPSNDGSFLKFVKQQHKAAMEHLATDLALDGSAENQKVCWITERNIKNNYLEGSPGTQVNAKYLRRSVYDNTFVHAYLNQEEFLNYIKLNYQSGFQEQFITITSFNNFLGGASTDLVRNSNEADLHALGLIPTCSSGFKPFLTRTLYYQYRLANQIHLRNLDYLKTVKSLYTSNINQPPTFFIATSGASLHERDVYAYFSNIKKEPQTYIIKPGTLSPNPLTGIHATLHYIEANNLYSGSGENTLYDINDYYGSCLEGEYEIRNEGVVYVDNGECPTGAPGSMCVTVPPFSCGYFVFTYDPILKTGDLTNSFNLFPNPTSTNFIIEPTNAAKTSNTTLDVTIISAQGAMVAHQYALPGEPIDISNLPVGVYQILIKTPEYIESELVVKMK